From the genome of Pseudomonadota bacterium:
CCCCTGCCCGCTGCAACGATCCTGTCCGCCTCTGCCAGGTCCAACATGCCGGGCTCCGACTGTTCCACCCCCTCGATGCGCGCCCCATCGGCCTCTGCCGCATCGAGCATCGAAATCTCCGGCGAGCCGTCGAAGGCCGGCCGATTCGGGAATGAGTTGGGCCTGACGGTCGCAAAGGCGGGGCGCGAGCGCGGCCTCACGGTGGCTGTCGCGCCCCCGCCGTAGACAGGGCGCTCGAAAAGAAACCCGCGGTCGTCCGCGGTCATGGAGGTGCAGTCGGCCGACATGCCCCTTCCCAGCCTCATGGAGGCCCTTGCCATGAGGTCCGCGCCGAACGGCGTTGCGGAGCCCAGCACGGCGTCGGGGTCGAAACCGGCGATCGCCTCGCACAGCGGCGAGGCGAGCGCCTGGCCAGAACGCGCGGTCACGCCGGCGACATCGGCCGCATACACCCTGCCCGCCCCGGCCATCCCCAGCGCATGCGAAACGGCCTCGTCAGGCACGCCGGCTGCAAAGGCCGCAACTTCGCCCTCCGCCCCGGCGAGAGATGCCGCCTTGCCGATCAGCTCGGCCGAGTGGCGCTTGAGCGCGCCCCCTTCGGACTCCGCCACCACGAGTATCTTCATGGTCAGATCACCTTGGCCTCTTCCCGCAGAAGCCTTGCGAGCTCGCGGGCCGCCTCGCGCGGGGTCCCGCCGATCATCCTGCCCATCCTGCGCTCCGGAGGCGGCGAGAGCCTCTCAGTCAAGATGGAGATCTCGGGCGCTCCCCCGAGGACCGACGCCTCAAACTCTGCGATCGGCTTCGACCTTGCCTTTATGATGCCGGGGAGAGAGGCGTACCTCGGCTGATTGAGGCCCTTTTCGCAGCCGATGACAGCGGGGAGCCTGAGCCTTACCGTCTCCTTGATGCCCGCGGAGGCGGGCCTTGCGCAGAGCGCCTCCTTCGACCGCATGTCGAACTCGATCCTCTCCACGGGCGAGGCGCATGGGATTCCGAGCATTTCGGCGACTCCGATGTGGACTTGGCCCCATCCGTCGTCGAAGGCCGTCTTCCCCGCGAATATGACGTCGAACGACTCGCGCCGGGCCGCCCCGGCCAGCACAGAGGCGGTAGTCGCCGGATCGAGCTCCAATCCTTCGGTCCTTATCAGAATGCCGCGGTCCGCTCCGATCGCCAGCGCCTTGCGCATGGAATCGACGGCGCGGGCGGGGCCTGCCGTAATCACCACGACCTCGCCTGCCCGGCACGCCTCAGGCGAAGCCGTGGCGGACGGGCCGCCCAACTTCTCCTTCAGGCGCAGCGCCTCCTCCAGCGCGATCTCGTCATAGGGGTTTATCGTCCACTGCAGGCGATCGGTCTCTATCGACCTCGCATCAGCGGCGATGCGGATTATGCTCTCGCTGTCAGGGACCTCTTTTAGAAGGACTCCTATCTTCATCAATACCTGTAATGCCCCGATTTATAAGGACCGTCGACCGGCACGCCGATGTAGGATGCCTGCTCTTCGCTGAGGATCGTGAGCTTGGCGCCGAGCTTCGCCAGGTGCAGACGCGCGACCTCCTCGTCGAGCTTCTTGGGCAGCGTGTACACCCCTGTCTTCGGCCTGTCGGCGGCGAGCGCGATCTGGGCGAGGCACTGGTTGGTGAACGAGTTGGACATGACGAAGCTCGGATGGCCGGTCGCGCATCCCAGGTTCACGAGCCTCCCCTCGGCGAGCACGAAGATCGAGCGGCCGCTCGGGAACGTCCAGCGATCGACCTGCGGCTTTATCTCCGCCTTCCGCACGCCCTGCATCTTCTCGAGCCTGTCCATCTGGATCTCGTTGTCGAAATGCCCGATGTTGCAGACGATCGCCTGGTCCTTCATCCCGGACATGTGCTCGGCGGTGATCACGTCGCGGTTGCCGGTCGCGGTCACGAATATGTCCGCCTCCGCAAGTGCGTCCTCGATCGTGGTCACCTCGAATCCCTCCATCGCGGCCTGCAGCGCGCAGATCGGGTCGATCTCCGTGACGAGGACGCGGGCGCCGAAGCCGCGCATGGACTGGCAGCAGCCCTTGCCCACGTCGCCGTAGCCGCAGACCAGGACCACCTTGCCCGCCACCATCACGTCGGTGGCGCGCTTGATGCCGTCGGCGAGCGACTCGCGGCAGCCGTAGAGGTTGTCGAACTTGGACTTGGTCACCGAGTCGTTGACGTTGTACGCCGGGAAGAGGAGCCTCCCCTCCTTCATCATCTGATACAGGCGGCCCACGCCGGTCGTCGTCTCCTCGGAGACGCCGATGATCTCCGGCACCATGCCGCGCCAGAATCCCGGGTTCTCCGAGTGTATCCTGCGGAGCAGGTTCTCGATGACGATCTCCTCCTTCACGGTCGTCTTCATCTCCGGGAGTTTCCTGTTCTTCTCGAAGAAGGTCTCCAGCTCGTGGCCCTTGTGAACGAGCAGCGTGGCGTCGCCTCCGTCGTCCACGATGAGGTTCGGCCCCTTGCCGCCGTGACTGAGAGCCTGCCAGGTGCACCACCAGTACTCCTCCAGCGTCTCGCCCTTCCACGCGAAGACAGGGACGCCCGAAGCGGCTATCGCGGCCGCGGCGTGGTCCTGGGTTGAAAAGATGTTGCAGGAGGCCCAGCGCACCGAGGCACCCAGCTGAACCAGGGTCTCGATGAGGACCGCGGTCTGTATGGTCATGTGCAGAGAGCCGGTGACGCGCAGGCCCTTGAGCGGCTTCCCAGGTCCGTACTTCCCGCGCACCGCCATCAGCCCCGGCATCTCCTTCTCCGCTATCTCCATCTCCCTGCGGCCGAACTGCGCCAGGGCCATATCCTTGACCTTGAACTCCTTGTTCGTCATCGCCTGTCTCCTTTTGCGCAGTCGATATCCCTCGCCGCGCCATGCCTCAAACAGCCCCATATATAATGATAAGTCGAGGGAGGGCCTATATCGCAAATTCCCCCGCAATATCAAGCACCATTTGCTCCTTCACCTATGACCTTTGACCTTTCACCTTTGAGCTTTGAGCTCGTTCAACGGCAGTCCGTCTATGTGTCCCGGCAGTGGCGATCCGAGCAGTTTGAGCACCGTGGGGAACACGTCGGCGGTGCGCGCGGGCCTGTACTCGAGCCTGAGATTCGTGATGAGCGG
Proteins encoded in this window:
- a CDS encoding electron transfer flavoprotein subunit alpha/FixB family protein, which codes for MKILVVAESEGGALKRHSAELIGKAASLAGAEGEVAAFAAGVPDEAVSHALGMAGAGRVYAADVAGVTARSGQALASPLCEAIAGFDPDAVLGSATPFGADLMARASMRLGRGMSADCTSMTADDRGFLFERPVYGGGATATVRPRSRPAFATVRPNSFPNRPAFDGSPEISMLDAAEADGARIEGVEQSEPGMLDLAEADRIVAAGRGIGGAGNFGVIRDLAGALGAAVGASRAAVDEGFISHDHQVGQSGRAVSPSLYIACGISGSIQHMSGMRGSKVVVAINSDPEAQIFARADYGIVGDMFDVVPALAEEIRRMGCD
- a CDS encoding electron transfer flavoprotein subunit beta/FixA family protein — protein: MKIGVLLKEVPDSESIIRIAADARSIETDRLQWTINPYDEIALEEALRLKEKLGGPSATASPEACRAGEVVVITAGPARAVDSMRKALAIGADRGILIRTEGLELDPATTASVLAGAARRESFDVIFAGKTAFDDGWGQVHIGVAEMLGIPCASPVERIEFDMRSKEALCARPASAGIKETVRLRLPAVIGCEKGLNQPRYASLPGIIKARSKPIAEFEASVLGGAPEISILTERLSPPPERRMGRMIGGTPREAARELARLLREEAKVI
- a CDS encoding adenosylhomocysteinase translates to MTNKEFKVKDMALAQFGRREMEIAEKEMPGLMAVRGKYGPGKPLKGLRVTGSLHMTIQTAVLIETLVQLGASVRWASCNIFSTQDHAAAAIAASGVPVFAWKGETLEEYWWCTWQALSHGGKGPNLIVDDGGDATLLVHKGHELETFFEKNRKLPEMKTTVKEEIVIENLLRRIHSENPGFWRGMVPEIIGVSEETTTGVGRLYQMMKEGRLLFPAYNVNDSVTKSKFDNLYGCRESLADGIKRATDVMVAGKVVLVCGYGDVGKGCCQSMRGFGARVLVTEIDPICALQAAMEGFEVTTIEDALAEADIFVTATGNRDVITAEHMSGMKDQAIVCNIGHFDNEIQMDRLEKMQGVRKAEIKPQVDRWTFPSGRSIFVLAEGRLVNLGCATGHPSFVMSNSFTNQCLAQIALAADRPKTGVYTLPKKLDEEVARLHLAKLGAKLTILSEEQASYIGVPVDGPYKSGHYRY